The Nitrospira sp. genome contains a region encoding:
- the fusA gene encoding elongation factor G: MARQTSLERTRNIGIMAHIDAGKTTTTERILYYTGMTHKMGEVHEGAATMDWMEQERERGITITAAATTCFWRDHRINIIDTPGHVDFTIEVERSLRVLDGAVAAFDSVQGVEPQSETVWRQADKYHVPRIAFMNKMDRVGADFYGSVQSIIDRLGAKPVPIQIPIGREAEFRGSIDLVRMKGYFYDDETLGAKYKVDEIPQELLAQAKEYREKMIDAVAEFDDQVMEKYLNGHSLTEEEVMRAIRAGAISMKITPVLCGSAFKNKGVQQLLDGVVDYLPSPLDIPPVMGIEPNTGKEVERKSDDGEPFAALAFKIMSDPFAGQLTYFRVYSGMLKTGTPVLNVTKGTKDRIGRLLKMHANKREDIDEVHAGDIVAAVGLKGATTGDTLADEKQPVLLEVMKFPEPVIAMAIEPKTKQDQEKMGFALQKLSQEDPSFRVRTDEETAQTIIAGMGELHLEIIVDRMLREFKVEANVGKPEVAFRETIRRKAEAESKYIKQTGGRGQYGHVVLTVEPSDPGKGLEFVNKVVGGAIPKEYIPAIEKGVKERMETGVVAGYPLRDVKVTVIDGSYHDVDSNEMAFKIAGSMGFADACKKADPVLLEPIMKVEVLVPQEFMGDVIGNLNGRRGKVQGMKVRAGAQAIEAAVPLMEMFGYATDLRSRTQGRATYSMEFDRYDQVPKNIAEAIIKK; this comes from the coding sequence GTGGCTCGTCAGACATCATTAGAGCGCACGAGAAATATCGGCATCATGGCTCATATTGATGCAGGGAAGACTACGACCACTGAGCGGATCCTCTACTATACGGGCATGACGCATAAAATGGGCGAGGTCCACGAGGGCGCCGCGACCATGGATTGGATGGAGCAGGAGCGAGAGCGGGGCATCACCATTACTGCTGCTGCTACGACCTGTTTCTGGCGAGACCATCGCATCAATATCATCGATACTCCGGGACACGTGGATTTTACGATTGAAGTAGAGCGTTCACTGCGGGTGCTTGACGGGGCCGTAGCGGCATTCGATTCGGTGCAGGGAGTTGAGCCGCAGTCAGAGACGGTGTGGCGTCAGGCGGATAAGTATCACGTACCCCGCATTGCCTTTATGAATAAGATGGATCGGGTGGGAGCGGATTTTTACGGCAGTGTCCAATCCATTATCGACCGTCTGGGGGCAAAACCGGTTCCGATCCAAATCCCGATCGGCCGTGAGGCGGAGTTTCGGGGATCCATCGATCTAGTCCGGATGAAGGGGTACTTCTACGACGATGAGACCTTGGGTGCGAAGTACAAGGTTGATGAGATTCCTCAAGAACTCCTTGCTCAGGCCAAAGAGTACCGCGAGAAGATGATCGATGCAGTCGCGGAATTCGATGACCAAGTGATGGAAAAGTATCTGAACGGTCATTCGTTGACGGAAGAAGAAGTCATGCGTGCGATCCGAGCCGGGGCCATTTCGATGAAAATCACCCCCGTGCTCTGTGGGTCGGCCTTCAAAAACAAAGGCGTCCAGCAACTCCTCGATGGTGTCGTAGACTATCTGCCATCGCCGCTCGATATTCCTCCTGTTATGGGGATAGAGCCGAACACCGGCAAGGAAGTAGAGCGGAAATCCGATGACGGTGAACCCTTTGCAGCCTTGGCGTTCAAGATCATGTCTGATCCGTTTGCGGGTCAGTTGACCTATTTCCGTGTGTATTCCGGGATGCTCAAGACTGGTACGCCGGTACTGAATGTCACAAAGGGCACTAAGGATCGGATCGGGCGTCTCCTGAAGATGCATGCCAATAAGCGGGAAGATATCGACGAGGTCCACGCGGGGGATATCGTCGCAGCGGTGGGGCTTAAAGGAGCCACCACTGGAGATACGTTGGCTGATGAAAAGCAGCCGGTGTTGCTTGAGGTGATGAAATTTCCTGAGCCGGTCATTGCAATGGCGATTGAGCCGAAGACCAAGCAGGATCAAGAGAAGATGGGTTTTGCGCTCCAGAAATTGTCGCAGGAAGACCCCTCCTTCCGCGTACGGACGGATGAAGAAACGGCACAGACGATCATTGCCGGGATGGGGGAGTTGCATCTCGAGATTATCGTCGACCGAATGTTGCGTGAATTCAAAGTTGAAGCAAATGTCGGAAAACCTGAGGTGGCATTCAGGGAAACGATTCGACGGAAAGCTGAGGCTGAATCCAAATACATTAAGCAGACCGGTGGCCGTGGACAATATGGTCATGTCGTGTTGACGGTCGAACCGTCGGATCCGGGTAAGGGGTTGGAGTTCGTCAACAAGGTTGTGGGAGGAGCGATCCCTAAAGAATATATCCCTGCCATTGAAAAAGGTGTGAAGGAGCGGATGGAGACAGGGGTCGTTGCGGGCTATCCTCTCCGAGACGTCAAAGTGACCGTCATTGACGGGTCATACCATGATGTCGATTCAAATGAAATGGCGTTCAAGATCGCCGGATCGATGGGCTTTGCGGATGCCTGTAAAAAAGCGGATCCTGTCTTGCTCGAGCCGATTATGAAGGTGGAGGTCTTGGTTCCTCAGGAGTTTATGGGCGATGTCATCGGCAATCTCAACGGGCGGAGGGGCAAGGTGCAAGGTATGAAGGTTCGAGCCGGCGCCCAAGCTATCGAGGCTGCCGTGCCTTTGATGGAGATGTTCGGTTACGCGACCGACCTGCGATCTCGAACGCAAGGCCGCGCAACCTACAGTATGGAGTTTGATCGGTACGATCAGGTGCCGAAGAATATTGCGGAAGCCATCATCAAGAAATAG
- the rpsJ gene encoding 30S ribosomal protein S10, producing the protein MKVDQRIRIRLRGFDYRVLDQSVSEIVETVRRSGAKVVGPIPLPTRIEKITVQRSTHADKKSREQFEMRTHKRLLDIMEPTPETMDSLMKLNLAAGVDVEIKL; encoded by the coding sequence GTGAAAGTTGATCAGCGGATCAGAATCAGGTTGCGAGGATTTGACTACCGTGTGCTGGATCAATCGGTCAGCGAAATTGTCGAAACCGTTCGACGCAGTGGAGCCAAGGTGGTCGGTCCGATCCCGCTTCCCACTCGGATTGAGAAGATTACGGTTCAGCGATCGACGCATGCCGACAAGAAGTCTCGCGAGCAGTTTGAAATGCGCACGCACAAGCGATTGCTCGATATTATGGAACCCACGCCCGAGACGATGGATTCGCTGATGAAGCTTAATCTCGCTGCGGGGGTGGATGTAGAGATCAAGTTATGA
- the rplC gene encoding 50S ribosomal protein L3, whose amino-acid sequence MTNGLIGKKLGMTQVFDESRLTPVTVIEAGPCRVVTVKTKERDQYEAVQLSFGEVKERKLSKPELGHLKKNQASPSRILREFKKDGDPTVGQLVTVEMFKKGDWVDVIGVSKGKGFQGVVKRHHYAGGPESHGSMFHRAPGSIGASSFPSRVWKGKTLPGHMGSERVTVHRLKVIESRSNENLLFVRGAVPGATNGIVVVRKSKKS is encoded by the coding sequence ATGACGAACGGACTGATCGGGAAAAAGCTAGGGATGACACAGGTTTTCGATGAGAGTCGTTTGACGCCGGTAACGGTGATCGAGGCGGGTCCATGTCGAGTGGTGACCGTCAAGACGAAGGAGCGGGATCAGTACGAAGCAGTTCAGCTTTCGTTCGGCGAAGTCAAAGAGCGCAAGCTCTCCAAGCCGGAGCTTGGCCATCTGAAGAAAAATCAGGCCTCGCCCAGTCGTATCCTGCGTGAATTTAAAAAGGACGGCGACCCGACGGTCGGTCAGTTGGTCACGGTCGAGATGTTTAAGAAGGGCGATTGGGTCGATGTGATCGGTGTATCGAAAGGTAAGGGGTTTCAGGGTGTCGTTAAGCGACATCACTATGCGGGTGGCCCTGAGTCGCACGGATCCATGTTTCATCGGGCTCCTGGTTCTATCGGCGCAAGTTCATTCCCCTCTCGCGTGTGGAAGGGGAAGACACTGCCGGGTCACATGGGGTCGGAGCGGGTCACGGTTCATCGCTTGAAAGTCATTGAGTCGCGATCTAATGAAAATCTCCTATTTGTCCGCGGCGCGGTTCCCGGTGCCACCAATGGGATCGTGGTCGTGAGGAAGTCGAAGAAGAGCTAG
- the rplD gene encoding 50S ribosomal protein L4, with protein sequence MPTIDLVDLQRKKVGTVELSPQVFGCEQRVALVHEAVVMQRACERRGTASTLRRGEVSGSGKKPWKQKHTGRARAGSLRSPVWRHGGSVFGPKPRSYAYSMPKKKYRAALQSALSAKVVENKLFVVSDLSLQQPRTKVLAQALKQFSGGDHALVIVGKGHPEIVQAAGNLAAVKVLSANELNVYDVVRARVILISEQELGPVSEVWS encoded by the coding sequence ATGCCTACTATCGATTTGGTCGATCTGCAAAGAAAAAAGGTTGGAACAGTCGAGCTGTCACCGCAAGTATTCGGCTGTGAACAGCGTGTTGCGCTGGTGCATGAAGCGGTCGTCATGCAACGGGCCTGTGAGCGCCGGGGGACGGCGTCCACCTTGCGCCGAGGTGAAGTCAGCGGGTCTGGGAAAAAGCCGTGGAAGCAAAAGCACACCGGACGGGCGCGGGCTGGATCGCTTCGTTCTCCGGTCTGGCGTCATGGGGGTAGTGTGTTTGGACCGAAGCCGAGAAGTTACGCCTATTCGATGCCGAAGAAAAAGTACCGTGCTGCGCTTCAGAGCGCGTTGTCCGCCAAGGTGGTGGAGAACAAGTTATTTGTCGTGTCGGATCTTTCTCTGCAACAACCCAGGACCAAGGTGCTGGCTCAAGCGTTGAAGCAATTTAGTGGGGGTGATCACGCGCTGGTCATCGTGGGGAAGGGACACCCGGAAATCGTGCAGGCCGCTGGAAATTTGGCCGCCGTGAAGGTGCTGAGCGCGAATGAGTTGAATGTGTACGACGTTGTTCGTGCGCGAGTGATCCTGATCTCTGAGCAGGAGCTTGGCCCGGTGAGCGAGGTCTGGTCATGA
- a CDS encoding 50S ribosomal protein L23, with product MDMHRILIQPLLTEKITGLREKSNTVGFVVHPDANRVQVKQAVEALLKVKVDKVNLMNVRGKVKRLGRFSGRRSDWKKAFVTLKEGEKLEMYESA from the coding sequence ATCGACATGCACAGAATCTTGATTCAGCCGCTCTTGACGGAGAAAATTACGGGGCTTCGCGAAAAGTCCAATACGGTGGGTTTCGTGGTTCATCCCGATGCGAATCGCGTTCAGGTCAAGCAAGCGGTAGAGGCGCTCCTCAAGGTTAAGGTCGACAAGGTCAACCTCATGAATGTCCGTGGGAAGGTTAAGCGCCTCGGTCGGTTTTCAGGCAGGCGTTCTGATTGGAAGAAGGCGTTCGTCACGCTCAAAGAAGGTGAAAAGCTGGAGATGTACGAAAGCGCTTAA
- the rplB gene encoding 50S ribosomal protein L2 gives MGLKVYRPTSPGRRGMTAVVTEELTNKKPEKSLTSFHLRSGGRNNDGRMTIRFRGGGHKRLYRTIDFHRDKIGVPAKVEAIEYDPNRSARIALLKYRDGERRYILAPVGLSVNDEVQSGPQAEIRPGNALPLVNMPLGTTIHNLELRVGKGGQLIRSAGGSAQVMGRDGDYVQVRLKSGEMRRILGVCMATVGQVGNVDHENVSVGKAGRSRWKGKRPHVRGVVMNPVDHPHGGGEGKSGQGNPHPVSPWGLPTKGYKTRQNKKTDKFIIARRKSGVRNA, from the coding sequence ATGGGGTTGAAAGTATATCGTCCAACATCTCCGGGTCGTCGAGGTATGACGGCTGTGGTGACCGAGGAACTGACCAATAAGAAGCCGGAAAAGTCGTTGACTTCTTTTCATCTGCGGAGTGGTGGGCGCAACAACGATGGCCGGATGACTATCCGTTTTCGCGGGGGTGGACATAAGCGTCTGTATCGGACGATTGATTTTCATCGTGACAAAATCGGGGTTCCGGCAAAGGTTGAAGCCATTGAATACGATCCGAATCGATCTGCACGAATCGCCCTCTTGAAATATCGAGATGGAGAGAGGCGGTATATTTTGGCCCCGGTCGGACTGAGCGTGAATGATGAAGTCCAATCGGGACCTCAGGCGGAGATTCGACCGGGCAATGCGCTCCCGTTGGTCAATATGCCGCTCGGCACGACCATTCATAATCTTGAGCTAAGGGTCGGCAAAGGGGGACAGTTGATCCGAAGTGCGGGTGGGTCTGCGCAAGTCATGGGGCGTGATGGTGACTATGTGCAGGTACGACTGAAGTCCGGAGAGATGCGGCGCATCTTGGGCGTCTGTATGGCGACGGTTGGGCAAGTTGGCAACGTCGATCATGAAAACGTCAGCGTTGGGAAGGCGGGGCGAAGTCGGTGGAAGGGGAAGCGGCCGCACGTGCGAGGGGTGGTGATGAATCCTGTCGACCATCCTCACGGAGGTGGCGAAGGAAAATCAGGGCAAGGAAACCCGCACCCCGTCTCTCCATGGGGCCTTCCGACGAAAGGCTATAAGACCAGGCAGAATAAGAAGACAGACAAGTTCATTATTGCTCGACGTAAGTCAGGGGTGCGCAATGCCTAG
- the rpsS gene encoding 30S ribosomal protein S19, whose protein sequence is MPRSVSKGAFVDGHLLKKVEQMNQTKDRKLIKTWSRRSTVVPDMIGHTFAVHNGKKFIPVFVTENMVGHKLGEFAPTRFFKGHGQAKTEKAVALK, encoded by the coding sequence ATGCCTAGATCGGTAAGCAAGGGGGCTTTTGTCGACGGCCATCTTCTCAAGAAAGTCGAGCAGATGAATCAGACGAAGGATCGCAAGTTGATCAAGACATGGTCTCGGCGATCGACGGTTGTCCCCGACATGATCGGCCATACCTTCGCAGTTCATAACGGGAAGAAATTCATTCCAGTGTTTGTGACTGAGAATATGGTTGGTCATAAACTTGGTGAGTTCGCTCCGACTCGGTTTTTCAAGGGGCATGGACAAGCCAAAACAGAAAAAGCTGTCGCCTTGAAGTGA
- the rplV gene encoding 50S ribosomal protein L22, whose amino-acid sequence MTEAHAVLRFVRVAPRKAKPVIDMIRGRQVPMALAILKHTPRHAARVVEKLVRSAVANAELKEMGDSESMVISKAFVDCGPTYKRVRARSMGRANAIQKRTSHITVVVTAPEIRGNKK is encoded by the coding sequence ATGACTGAAGCACATGCAGTTCTCAGGTTTGTTCGTGTGGCGCCGCGTAAAGCCAAGCCGGTGATCGATATGATTCGCGGGAGGCAGGTGCCGATGGCGTTAGCCATCCTCAAGCACACCCCCCGACATGCGGCGCGAGTGGTGGAAAAACTCGTCCGTTCCGCTGTGGCAAACGCCGAACTGAAGGAAATGGGCGACAGTGAATCCATGGTGATCTCCAAAGCCTTTGTTGATTGCGGCCCAACGTACAAGCGTGTGCGTGCTCGGTCGATGGGGCGAGCCAATGCGATTCAGAAACGCACCAGTCATATTACCGTCGTGGTGACGGCGCCGGAAATTCGAGGTAACAAGAAGTAG
- the rpsC gene encoding 30S ribosomal protein S3 — protein MGQKTHPIGYRLGYNYTWSSRWYAGKDYAKLLHQDVKIRKMVKARLYHAGVAKVEIERSGDQTRVIIHTARPGIIIGRKGAEVDKLKADLEKQYGGQVYITVKEIKKPELDAQLVSENVATQLEKRVAFRRAMKRSVQSALRLGAQGIKIMVAGRLGGAEIARTEWYREGRVPLHTLRAEIDYGFAEAHTTMGQIGVKTWIYKGELLPVQPMKAESLERRFG, from the coding sequence ATGGGTCAAAAAACACATCCAATCGGTTATCGCCTGGGCTACAACTACACGTGGAGCTCTCGTTGGTATGCAGGGAAAGATTATGCCAAGCTGCTCCATCAGGACGTCAAGATTCGCAAAATGGTCAAGGCTCGGCTGTATCATGCCGGGGTGGCAAAGGTTGAAATTGAACGGTCTGGAGATCAGACCAGAGTGATTATCCATACGGCTCGTCCCGGTATTATCATTGGCCGTAAGGGAGCCGAAGTTGATAAGTTGAAGGCCGATCTGGAAAAACAGTACGGGGGGCAGGTTTACATTACGGTCAAGGAAATCAAAAAGCCCGAGCTTGATGCCCAGCTTGTCAGTGAAAATGTCGCCACGCAGCTTGAGAAGCGGGTTGCGTTTCGTCGTGCTATGAAGCGTAGTGTCCAATCTGCTCTGAGACTTGGTGCTCAGGGCATCAAGATCATGGTGGCGGGGCGGTTGGGCGGTGCGGAAATTGCGCGGACGGAGTGGTATCGAGAAGGGCGTGTGCCGTTGCATACTCTCCGTGCAGAAATAGATTATGGTTTTGCTGAAGCGCACACGACCATGGGGCAGATCGGGGTGAAGACCTGGATTTACAAAGGAGAACTGCTTCCGGTTCAGCCTATGAAAGCAGAGTCCTTAGAGCGACGGTTTGGGTGA
- the rplP gene encoding 50S ribosomal protein L16, which translates to MLAPKKVKFRKMQKGRMTGKAYRGGQITLGEFGLKALEPGWVTSRQIEAARIAITRYVKRGGQVWTRIFPDKPITKKPAETRMGKGKGNPEYWVAVVKPGRILYEMDGVTPETAREAFRLASHKLPIATKLVVRGEFG; encoded by the coding sequence GTGTTAGCGCCTAAGAAAGTCAAATTCAGAAAGATGCAAAAAGGCCGGATGACCGGAAAGGCCTATCGTGGTGGACAGATTACGCTGGGAGAGTTCGGCCTTAAGGCATTGGAGCCGGGATGGGTCACCAGCCGACAAATTGAGGCTGCTCGTATTGCGATTACTCGCTATGTGAAGCGAGGTGGCCAGGTGTGGACGCGTATTTTCCCGGATAAGCCGATTACGAAAAAGCCGGCCGAGACTCGAATGGGCAAAGGGAAGGGAAATCCTGAATACTGGGTTGCCGTCGTAAAGCCGGGCAGGATTCTGTATGAGATGGACGGAGTGACACCGGAAACCGCTCGAGAGGCGTTTCGGCTCGCTTCTCACAAATTGCCTATTGCGACGAAACTGGTCGTTCGCGGTGAGTTTGGATAA
- the rpmC gene encoding 50S ribosomal protein L29, which translates to MALDVKELSGMAVDELAEKEKQLVQELFNLRFQFGTGRLENPMQIRKTKRDIARVKTVLQQVKGRTKGPKR; encoded by the coding sequence ATGGCGCTGGACGTCAAAGAATTGAGTGGTATGGCGGTGGATGAACTTGCGGAGAAAGAGAAGCAGCTCGTGCAAGAGCTGTTCAATCTGCGCTTTCAGTTCGGCACCGGGCGTCTCGAAAATCCTATGCAGATTCGGAAAACGAAGCGGGATATTGCGCGAGTGAAGACCGTTCTCCAGCAGGTGAAGGGTCGAACAAAAGGACCTAAAAGGTAA
- the rpsQ gene encoding 30S ribosomal protein S17, with product MSEVAKRRHWYGDVVSNKMQKTVVVVVSRSVVHPVYKKVLRRVTRLKAHDESGMCKVGDRVKLVQTRPLSKEKNWRVVQVMEKGQPEK from the coding sequence ATGTCTGAGGTGGCAAAGCGACGTCATTGGTATGGCGATGTCGTCAGTAACAAAATGCAAAAGACCGTCGTCGTTGTCGTTTCACGGTCAGTCGTCCATCCGGTCTACAAAAAGGTTCTTAGGCGGGTGACGAGATTAAAGGCTCATGATGAAAGTGGGATGTGTAAAGTGGGAGACCGGGTCAAGCTCGTTCAGACCAGACCTCTGAGTAAAGAAAAGAATTGGCGCGTCGTCCAGGTCATGGAAAAAGGGCAGCCTGAAAAATAA
- the rplN gene encoding 50S ribosomal protein L14 codes for MIQNYTYMDVADNSGAKQAMCFHVFGGTRRRYASLGDVVVVAVKEAIPQASVKKGDVSRAVIVRTTKEVRREDGSYIKFDRNACVLINKEGEPIGTRIFGPVARELRWKKFMKIISLAPEVL; via the coding sequence ATGATTCAGAACTATACGTATATGGATGTGGCCGATAACTCCGGGGCGAAGCAGGCCATGTGTTTTCATGTCTTTGGGGGAACGAGGCGACGCTACGCATCGCTGGGTGATGTCGTGGTGGTGGCTGTCAAGGAGGCTATCCCTCAAGCAAGTGTGAAGAAGGGGGATGTGAGCCGAGCGGTCATCGTCAGAACGACCAAAGAAGTTCGACGCGAGGATGGATCTTACATCAAGTTCGATCGAAACGCGTGCGTCTTGATCAATAAAGAGGGAGAACCGATTGGGACGCGTATCTTTGGTCCCGTTGCTCGCGAACTCCGCTGGAAGAAGTTCATGAAGATTATTTCTTTGGCACCTGAAGTCTTGTAG
- a CDS encoding 50S ribosomal protein L24 — translation MGVFRNSRIRKGDTVVVVSGRERGKTGKVLSVDRGAGKVLVEKLNIVKRHTKPNQKVKQGGILEREAPLQLSNVMFLCPATQKPTRLGIRISEDGRRVRFSKKSNETVE, via the coding sequence GTGGGAGTATTCCGAAACAGCAGAATTCGAAAAGGGGATACGGTCGTCGTGGTTTCCGGCCGTGAACGAGGCAAGACCGGTAAAGTTTTGTCGGTGGATCGTGGCGCCGGGAAGGTCCTCGTCGAAAAGCTGAATATTGTCAAGCGACATACAAAACCAAATCAGAAGGTCAAGCAGGGGGGCATATTGGAGCGGGAAGCGCCGCTTCAGCTTTCCAATGTCATGTTTCTCTGCCCAGCCACGCAAAAGCCCACTCGGCTCGGGATCCGCATTTCAGAGGATGGGCGGCGCGTGCGCTTCAGCAAAAAATCAAACGAGACCGTGGAATAG
- the rplE gene encoding 50S ribosomal protein L5: MAKESKNRPSKPSERKSSKKESPAQQLDQGSEESKFRPRLRDVYEQQVIPALMKEFGYKNVMQVPKLERVVLNVGMGEAIQNVKLLESAVTELGMITGQKPVVTRAKKAIAGFKLRQGLPIGAKVTLRSRRMYEFFDRLVSLALPRIRDFRGVSPKAFDGRGNYTLGLKEQLIFPEIKYDEVASIHGMDITVVTTAKTNDEGKALLKHLGMPFRA, translated from the coding sequence ATGGCTAAGGAATCGAAGAACCGACCCAGCAAACCGTCTGAACGAAAATCCTCAAAGAAGGAAAGTCCGGCGCAGCAACTGGACCAGGGAAGTGAGGAGTCCAAGTTTAGGCCGAGACTTCGCGACGTGTATGAGCAACAGGTGATACCGGCACTCATGAAGGAGTTCGGCTACAAGAATGTGATGCAGGTTCCCAAGCTTGAACGCGTGGTGTTGAATGTGGGTATGGGTGAGGCGATTCAGAATGTCAAACTCTTGGAGAGTGCGGTGACTGAATTGGGGATGATCACGGGCCAAAAGCCGGTGGTCACGAGGGCCAAAAAGGCCATCGCCGGGTTCAAGCTCAGGCAAGGGTTGCCCATTGGTGCTAAAGTGACGCTCCGTAGCCGGCGAATGTATGAGTTTTTCGATCGATTGGTGTCATTGGCGCTTCCTCGTATCCGTGACTTCCGCGGCGTCTCTCCGAAAGCATTCGATGGCCGTGGGAATTATACGCTGGGTTTGAAGGAACAGCTCATCTTCCCGGAAATCAAGTACGACGAAGTTGCATCCATTCACGGTATGGACATTACGGTCGTTACCACGGCCAAGACGAACGACGAAGGGAAAGCTCTTTTAAAGCACCTCGGGATGCCGTTTCGTGCGTGA
- a CDS encoding type Z 30S ribosomal protein S14, with amino-acid sequence MSRLALRNKAATKQKFSTREYHRCGVCGRVRGYLRRFRMCRICFRMMTLRGEIPGVRKSSW; translated from the coding sequence GTGTCACGATTAGCGCTCAGAAATAAGGCGGCAACGAAACAGAAATTTTCCACTCGCGAATATCATCGCTGCGGCGTCTGTGGTCGAGTGCGGGGATATCTGCGTCGGTTTCGGATGTGTCGCATCTGCTTTCGGATGATGACATTACGTGGCGAGATCCCTGGAGTACGGAAATCGAGCTGGTAG
- the rpsH gene encoding 30S ribosomal protein S8, with amino-acid sequence MVTDPIGDLLVRLRNGAQRRFEMVTVPTSKLKRAILEILRREGYVDAIEDAVQDGHPVLNVRLRYVGEGQPMITGLERISKPGRRVYVGSQDIKKVRNGIGLSILSTSKGIMTDQESRKSHLGGEVLCSVW; translated from the coding sequence ATGGTTACCGATCCAATCGGCGATCTTCTTGTTCGTTTAAGAAATGGCGCGCAACGCCGTTTTGAGATGGTCACGGTTCCCACCTCAAAGCTAAAGCGCGCGATTTTGGAGATTTTGAGAAGAGAGGGCTACGTTGACGCAATTGAGGACGCAGTGCAGGACGGCCATCCCGTTCTGAACGTGCGTCTGCGATATGTCGGTGAAGGACAGCCTATGATTACGGGGCTCGAGCGCATTAGTAAGCCGGGACGCCGCGTCTATGTCGGCAGTCAGGATATCAAAAAGGTCCGTAATGGGATCGGCCTGTCAATCCTTTCAACATCAAAAGGAATTATGACGGACCAGGAGTCTCGCAAGAGTCACCTCGGGGGTGAAGTGCTCTGCTCGGTATGGTGA
- the rplF gene encoding 50S ribosomal protein L6 produces MSRIGKKPIAIPGGVEVKVAGSTVSVKGPLGKLDWSLVHGVDVAVNNGQVIVGRSSDDRKLRALHGLTRAELSNMIHGVTKGYERSLEITGVGYKTQVQGRTLSFNVGYINPVIYQVPTGIDVKVDKQTLINIKGVDKRLVGQVAADLRAIKPPDVYKQKGVRYAGEVLRKKEGKTGK; encoded by the coding sequence ATGTCGCGTATTGGGAAAAAACCGATTGCCATTCCGGGTGGAGTGGAAGTCAAAGTCGCCGGATCAACTGTGTCGGTCAAGGGTCCGCTCGGTAAGTTAGATTGGTCGCTCGTGCATGGAGTTGATGTTGCCGTGAATAATGGCCAGGTCATTGTCGGTCGTTCTAGCGACGATCGCAAGTTACGTGCGTTACACGGACTGACCCGTGCGGAATTGAGCAACATGATCCATGGCGTGACAAAAGGGTACGAGCGCTCGCTCGAAATTACCGGAGTGGGTTACAAGACCCAGGTCCAGGGCCGAACATTGAGCTTCAATGTCGGGTATATCAACCCGGTGATCTATCAGGTCCCGACAGGTATCGATGTGAAGGTGGACAAACAAACGCTCATCAACATCAAAGGAGTCGACAAGCGATTAGTCGGCCAGGTCGCAGCTGATCTGCGAGCCATTAAGCCGCCGGATGTCTATAAGCAAAAGGGTGTCCGTTATGCGGGTGAGGTCTTGCGCAAGAAAGAAGGCAAGACTGGGAAGTAG
- a CDS encoding 50S ribosomal protein L18 encodes MMNAADKVRQLERRRRRVRRVILGTAERPRLNVFRSAVHIYAQVIDDTRGATLAAASSLDKSLRKSLKSTGGIEAAKAVGKLIADRAKAAKVTAVVFDRGGRMYHGRIKALADASREGGLQF; translated from the coding sequence ATGATGAATGCTGCAGACAAAGTTCGACAGCTTGAGCGCCGACGCCGGCGAGTGCGGCGAGTCATTCTGGGAACGGCTGAACGGCCTCGCTTGAATGTCTTCAGGAGCGCGGTTCATATTTACGCTCAGGTTATCGATGATACTCGAGGAGCAACCCTTGCTGCCGCGTCCTCGCTCGATAAATCGCTCCGTAAATCGCTCAAGTCGACCGGTGGAATTGAGGCGGCCAAGGCGGTGGGGAAATTGATCGCCGACCGCGCCAAAGCCGCGAAAGTCACGGCTGTAGTGTTCGATCGAGGTGGACGGATGTACCACGGTCGAATCAAGGCGCTTGCCGATGCATCACGCGAAGGGGGTTTGCAATTTTAG